GTGGTATGTCTGTGATCGGTGTGGGCATGTTCTTGCGGTGTGTACGTGTGTCGGCGTGAAGAAATGACTGAGAAAAGGAAGTAGAGATGACTGATACTCAGTGGGGTACGTGCAAGCAGCCGGGGTGCGGGAACAGGGTCAATATGAGGTTGGATGACTACTGCTGGGAGCACGACTACACGTCGCAGTATGAGTGAGACGACCACCAGGCGCACCGTGTATCGGGTGGCACAACTGGTCTACCGGCTGGATTCGGTCGCATATACCGGTGAGGCGTGCACGTCGATGTCCGATGCTGAGCGAATCGCGTCCGGGGTTCGTGCGGGTCGGGGGACATCGGCGCCGTGGATTGAACGTCATGACGTGGTGACGACTATCACGGTTACCCGTGTCAGGTGACAGGGAAAAGCGGCTCCTGCCCATAAGAGGTGGGCAGGAGCCGCGCTCAGTTTACAGGAGGTTCGGCGATGTGTGAGTTGTGTGGGCGCGGGCTGCCGGTAGTCGCTGCCGTGTGGGGGTGGTCGGCGTGTGCGTTGTGCGCGGGCTCGGTGCGTGCCGAGGGTGTGCAGTACCTGGCGGTGGCGGTATGACGTCTCGGGCTGCGGTGTTCGCTGCGACGTTTGCAGTGCTCTTCGCCGCACACCAGGTGGCGGACTACTGGGTGCAGACCGACGACCAGGCCAGGAACAAGGGGGAGCCGGGTTCTTCGGGTCGTCGGGCGTGTGCGGGTCATGTGGCCTCGTACACGGCGGTGACCGCCGGTGCCCTGGAAATCGCGAACGCAGTGCTGGGCCTGCGGGTGCCGGTGGCGGGTCGGGTCGCTGTCCAGGCGGTGAGCGCGGCGACGCACTACGCGGCGGACCGCCGTGAGCACGGACTGATGATGCAGTTTGCGCGCAGGTGCGGCAAAGGTGCCTACCTCGACAACGGTGGGGCCGCACCGATGGATCAGGCGTGGCACATCGCGAGTCTGGCCGTGGCTGCTGGTGTGGCGGCGGTGAGCGCACAATGAGCGAGGATCTCATTCCATGTCTCCAGGGGCGGCATTCCTTCTCGGCCTCGGGCTGGTGTCAGGGATGTGGCATGCCTGATCCGGATGCCCCTCCGACGAGTGTTGAGGACTGATATGGAGGACCTGTTCGGGAATGCCGTTTCGGAGGAGCCGAAGCGGGCTCGTGATTCCTCGTCCGGTGTGAATGACATGGCGATGGTCATGGACGTCGTTCGGACGGCGTCCGGTGGTGAGGATTCGATGGGGTACGTGCTCGCGGGGAGGAATCAGCGGGTGTACCGGCGTGTGGACCGAGAAACGATGACCCCGGTTCCCGTGTGGGAGGCGGACACGGTGCGCCAGTGTATTCGTTCCGGTCTGCTGAAGACTGGTGGGACTCACGTTCTGCGATGTGGCGCGGTACGCGGCCCTGCGGTGTCATTGTTGGTGCCGAAGTCGACTCGGGTTCAGTTGGCGCGGTGGCAGGTGTTGAAGCGTCCTGCGTCGTGGCCGGTGTGATCGGTTCTGGCCGTGCTGCCCGTTCAGCGTTTCTTCGGGACCGCTGGGCGGGTCGGGGCGAACCAGCCCGAACATGGTTGGAGGCTGTGTGCAGTTGGTGAGTATGGCGAACGAGATGGCCAAGGTTCGCTATTGGGAGTTGACCATGCAGGTCATCGAGGTTGAGGCGGCTCTGAATCAGGTCATCTCCCTCATTGACAAGATGGAGGAGGTTCCCACCGCATTCGGAGGGTATCGGGTGATGAAGCCCGATCAGCTTCGGGCGCTGGTGCGGAAGGTGGCGGCGAAGTTGACGTCCTTGAAGGACACGTTGAAGGCGTCCGAGGCAGAGCTGATTGCACGGGATTGGAGCGTGTGACGATGGACAAGGTGAATGTGACGCTGTTAAACCTGTCGGCGGAGATGCGGCGGTTGCGGCGATACGTCTCGAAGGTTCCCGTGCACACGGAGAAGATCCGGGATCGGCACTCGGAGTTTGCGCGCAGCGCGGCGACGCTGCTTGTCGAGGTGTCATATGCGCGGGATCAGTATCCCGACTAGTCGAATTCGTGTTGCCGAGTGACGGTCGATGCCCTTGTGGGCGTCGGCCGTCACTCGTCTCTAGCAGA
This genomic stretch from Actinoalloteichus hoggarensis harbors:
- a CDS encoding DUF3307 domain-containing protein; translation: MTSRAAVFAATFAVLFAAHQVADYWVQTDDQARNKGEPGSSGRRACAGHVASYTAVTAGALEIANAVLGLRVPVAGRVAVQAVSAATHYAADRREHGLMMQFARRCGKGAYLDNGGAAPMDQAWHIASLAVAAGVAAVSAQ